The Nitrospira sp. KM1 genome includes a window with the following:
- a CDS encoding DUF1800 domain-containing protein — MQQVPAISQLITGAPLIPEDPIAALPPPLAAPQGGLPDLPANWFAYHVLNRLAYGGTPNQLNMAASLKTAVEAHAWSTAFMKEQLELDPTKPWPTNLHDTGALPAPIAIQDVLTDALIAADKGDWMQEVSDSSILTPSFIQLQDLDLLRKIHSRRQLKEKMTYFWDNHFNTNYRSHAKGQYELQENEAFRRHAFGKFLDLLLASGKSPAMMIYLNTDVNVKENPNENYAREVLELHTLGVTTQGTPNGYTQADIVEAAKTFTGWTNTADLRGGFRFVSNRHSPGTKTVLGQTISFSGSGPGEGEHVLTLAARHPSTARHLARKLCEYFVSDFPSAALINETASVFTDSGGDIKKVLISILTSQDFSNAVNYRAQIKTPLEYLVGLYRNLGVWSSRDPFRARLVSIGQSIYEFAPPTGFKETAIEWLNTNVLFHETSMAYETTMAGFGSVIKYGSASSNGSIRAWMEELELTTEPQILGFLTNLAVDRVVTSTEYHLYLSTLRIGLGSNEFNIKSTSREDALDRTMATILTNPRYLYQ, encoded by the coding sequence ATGCAACAAGTTCCTGCGATATCACAGCTGATCACAGGTGCCCCCCTCATTCCTGAAGATCCCATTGCTGCGCTGCCTCCCCCGCTCGCCGCACCGCAGGGTGGCCTTCCCGACCTTCCGGCGAATTGGTTCGCGTATCATGTATTGAATCGTCTGGCCTATGGGGGAACTCCCAACCAACTGAACATGGCAGCCTCGTTGAAAACCGCAGTGGAAGCTCATGCGTGGTCTACCGCATTCATGAAAGAGCAGTTGGAATTGGACCCCACGAAACCCTGGCCCACGAATCTGCACGACACAGGAGCCTTGCCTGCGCCTATAGCGATTCAAGACGTCCTCACCGATGCGCTGATTGCAGCAGACAAAGGGGATTGGATGCAGGAGGTGAGCGACTCCTCAATTCTCACACCGAGCTTCATTCAACTTCAGGATCTCGACCTTCTCAGGAAAATACACAGCCGCCGCCAATTGAAAGAGAAGATGACCTATTTCTGGGACAATCATTTCAACACCAACTATCGCTCGCATGCTAAGGGGCAGTACGAGTTGCAGGAAAATGAAGCCTTCCGCAGACATGCATTCGGCAAGTTCCTGGATCTGCTGCTCGCAAGCGGCAAAAGTCCCGCCATGATGATCTACCTCAATACCGACGTGAACGTGAAGGAAAATCCGAACGAAAACTATGCCCGCGAAGTGCTGGAACTCCACACGCTCGGTGTCACGACGCAAGGTACTCCGAACGGTTACACCCAAGCCGACATCGTCGAAGCCGCGAAAACCTTCACCGGATGGACCAACACCGCCGACCTTCGCGGAGGCTTTCGTTTCGTGTCGAACCGTCATAGCCCAGGAACGAAAACGGTCTTGGGTCAGACCATTTCATTCAGCGGCAGTGGTCCCGGCGAAGGGGAACACGTTTTGACCCTGGCCGCACGCCATCCATCCACCGCCCGCCACCTGGCCCGAAAACTGTGCGAATATTTCGTCAGCGATTTCCCCTCGGCCGCACTGATCAACGAAACTGCTTCGGTATTCACCGACTCTGGAGGCGACATCAAGAAAGTTCTCATCTCAATTCTCACCTCGCAGGACTTTTCGAATGCCGTCAATTATCGAGCGCAGATAAAGACTCCATTGGAGTATCTCGTCGGGCTATACCGGAATCTTGGGGTATGGTCTTCCCGTGACCCATTCAGGGCACGGCTAGTCTCCATCGGTCAGTCCATATATGAATTCGCACCGCCGACGGGATTCAAGGAGACGGCCATCGAATGGCTCAATACGAACGTGCTGTTTCACGAAACCAGTATGGCCTATGAAACAACCATGGCCGGCTTCGGCTCCGTCATCAAATACGGTTCGGCCAGCAGCAATGGATCGATTCGAGCGTGGATGGAAGAACTCGAGCTGACGACTGAACCTCAGATCTTGGGATTTCTCACGAACTTGGCAGTGGACCGCGTCGTCACGTCGACAGAGTACCACCTCTACCTGAGCACCCTGCGGATCGGATTGGGGAGCAACGAGTTCAATATCAAGAGCACGAGCCGCGAAGACGCGTTGGATCGGACAATGGCCACCATATTAACCAACCCACGTTATCTCTATCAGTGA